In Pleuronectes platessa chromosome 5, fPlePla1.1, whole genome shotgun sequence, a single genomic region encodes these proteins:
- the zgc:153184 gene encoding capZ-interacting protein: MEEDSPSKPSVAELAGRFKGHILPMPTTNDESFRRRPPCSLKLHKPKDDNEESDKTVVSPNPFKFKMRNSSVIEKLQANLALSPTSLLPSPKSPEVKLQPAPRSPPPPGSPLGPRLRPSRQSSEEEDPIGFEDPPEGTPLPSFNKTRARLSFKRRPPTRQHRRSAGEEAGALGGGLSPCELYSPNENGDRQEVFLHSPAEEDECGLPGSLEEDKDMDCEKTEDQVAGSDPDNEGEPQEEQEARLAEALEEEQPPSELCPAEQIEGSMEGEEERPRQEGNEEL, encoded by the exons ATGGAG GAGGATTCTCCATCCAAGCCGTCTGTGGCCGAGCTGGCTGGCAGGTTCAAAGGTCACATTCTACCGATGCCCACCACAAATGACGAG TCATTTCGAAGACGACCTCCGTGTTCCCTGAAGTTACACAAACCAAAAGATGACAATGAAGAATCAGAT AAAACTGTTGTCTCCCCaaatccctttaaattcaagatGAGGAACTCGTCCGTCATCGAGAAACTGCAG GCCAACCTCGCCCTGTCACCCACTTCTCTCCTGCCTTCGCCCAAGAGCCCCGAGGTGAAGCTGCAGCCGGCGCCACGGTCGCCCCCCCCGCCCGGCAGCCCCCTGGGCCCCAGGCTGCGGCCCTCACGTCAGTCCAGCGAGGAGGAGGATCCCATCGGGTTCGAGGACCCGCCTGAGGGGACCCCCCTGCCGAGCTTCAACAAG ACTCGTGCACGCCTGTCGTTCAAGAGACGCCCGCCCACGAGGCAGCACAGGAGGTCAGCCGGCGAGGAGGCGGGGGCCTTGGGGGGCGGCCTGTCCCCGTGTGAATTGTACAGTCCAAACGAAAATGGAGACAGGCAGGAGGTTTTTTTACACAGCCCGGCCGAGGAGGATGAATGTGGGCTACCGGGCAGCCTGGAAGAAGACAAGGACATGGACTGTGAAAAGACAGAGGACCAGGTAGCGGGGAGTGACCCCGACAATGAGGGGGAGccgcaggaggagcaggaggcccgACTTGCTGAGGctttggaggaggagcagccacCTTCAGAGCTTTGCCCCGCTGAGCAGATAGAGGGCAgcatggagggagaggaggagaggcctCGCCAAGAAGGAAACGAGGAACTGTGA